A single Candidatus Rokuibacteriota bacterium DNA region contains:
- a CDS encoding DUF86 domain-containing protein translates to MELARFRNLLVHMYWGVDHQAVFSRLPERTQTLEAFQARVREFLASRQV, encoded by the coding sequence GATGGAGCTGGCGCGGTTCCGGAACCTGCTCGTGCATATGTACTGGGGCGTGGACCACCAGGCCGTCTTCAGCCGGCTGCCCGAGAGGACTCAGACGCTGGAGGCGTTCCAGGCGCGGGTGAGGGAGTTCCTGGCCTCGCGGCAGGTGTGA